The following are encoded together in the Bicyclus anynana chromosome 2, ilBicAnyn1.1, whole genome shotgun sequence genome:
- the LOC112057412 gene encoding uncharacterized protein LOC112057412, whose translation MSDKYRKCVKCGASAFKDPTLTFHSFPRAGKASSCSRLRIWAEYCFANVTEKELKGLHGSHKLLCSKHFHRSAYTDDTMKKLNRNAVPNMSSSPVETSQQHFVSEELSVPLQPTIPNVPILSQPPDTPHKYLSQVNPSVPSQLSVLDEPILVLPDPSQQTIILKSPSVSKSIHPENQLGKQQLKKCKKYLNKIYRLKMALKKKKNVKGNRKCFLEALTKTEYFEKFNQYLNPAFGVLLQSQMTNSRRKLQGRRWTLNEKILALAIYKKSSACYKLL comes from the exons ATGTCTGACAAATATAGAAAGTGTGTTAAGTGCGGTGCATCAGCTTTTAAGGACCCAACGCTTACTTTCCATTCTTTTCCAAGAGCCGGAAAGGCATCTAGTTGTTCAAG GCTTCGAATTTGGGCAGAATATTGTTTTGCAAATGTAACTGAGAAAGAGTTGAAAGGCTTGCACGGAAGCCACAAGTTATTGTGTAGTAAGCATTTTCATCGCAGTGCATATACAGATGATACAATGAAAAAGTTAAACCGTAATGCTGTACCAAATATGTCAAGTTCACCAGTCGAAACATCCCAGCAACATTTCGTTTCAGAG GAATTGTCAGTGCCTCTACAACCCACTATACCAAATGTGCCCATCTTGTCTCAGCCACCAGATACAccacataaatatttaagtcaagtg AATCCTTCTGTGCCTTCACAGTTATCTGTACTGGATGAGCCTATATTGGTTCTGCCAGATCCATCACAgcaaactataattttaaag AGCCCTTCTGTGTCAAAATCTATACACCCAGAAAACCAACTTGGCAAGCAACAacttaaaaaatgcaaaaaatatctgaataaaatatataggctGAAAATGGccttgaaaaaaaagaaaaatgttaaagGAAATAGAAAATGCTTTTTAGAAGCTCTGACAAAAACTGAAtactttgaaaaatttaatcaatactTAAATCCAGCTTTTGGTGTGCTTCTACAGAGTCAAATGACAAATTCACGTAGGAAACTACAGGGCCGACGTTGgactttaaatgaaaaaattttagcattagctatttataaaaaatctagTGCCTGTTACAAATTGCTGTGA